Proteins found in one Hoplias malabaricus isolate fHopMal1 chromosome 17, fHopMal1.hap1, whole genome shotgun sequence genomic segment:
- the cfap263 gene encoding cilia- and flagella-associated protein 263 isoform X2: MRTPFSWYSVVKDVLLSLVNMAEKKTLTEEDMRIVTQQVEGLRCITAGLRAENEMFERFMCLNSKGHCWSSKGQGPPRCITLEDKVYIGETVVEAMQNDLEMLRKASRNAVNNYKATVEAAEISLAEIREAKFRFDCEIAKPLQENQGAGISSEIITCHMENRIKSKGALIEKLHLQNAALRAKERKLQQKEKEEEDLSEAVFLEAMVHKRQFLDCLKVRNQELRQLMRVERKTMATLDCYKKELQVQTLESSKVNTECASHKMMLVKMEEDIQQAEKERAKAQAENLQLRRQLAEGRAPQVMDYVNVTTRKEEVVEQVEAWEHKVHLKECIQ, encoded by the exons ATGAGAACGCCATTTTCCTGGTATTCTGTGGTCAAGGACGTCCT CCTCTCTTTAGTAAATATGGCAGAGAAGAAGACGCTTACAGAGGAGGACATGAGGATCGTTACTCAGCAGGTGGAGGGACTGAG GTGTATCACCGCAGGGCTTCGGGCTGAGAACGAGATGTTCGAGCGCTTTATGTGTCTGAACTCTAAG GGCCACTGTTGGAGTTCTAAAGGGCAGGGTCCGCCTCGGTGCATCACGCTGGAGGATAAGGTTTACATTGGTGAAACGGTGGTGGAGGCGATGCAGAATGATCTAGAGATGCTCAGAAAGGCTTCAAGGAATGCAGTGAATAATTACAAG GCCACTGTAGAGGCAGCTGAAATCAGCCTGGCTGAGATAAGGGAGGCCAAATTCAGGTTTGACTGTGAGATTGCTAAACCTCTGCAGGAGAATCAGGGAGCGGGTATATCCTCAGAGATCATCACCTGTCACATGGAGAACCGAATTAAATCCAAG GGCGCCCTGATTGAGAAGCTGCATCTGCAGAATGCGGCCTTGCGTGCGAAAGAGCGTAAGCTGCagcagaaggagaaggaggaggaggatctCAGTGAGGCAGTCTTCCTGGAAGCTATGGTACACAAGCGTCAATTCTTGGACTGCCTTAAGGTACGCAACCAGGAATTGCGTCAACTCATGCGGGtggaaagaaaaacaatggcaaCCCTCGACTGTTATAAG AAGGAGCTTCAGGTTCAGACTCTTGAGTCCAGCAAAGTGAACACTGAGTGCGCTTCACATAAGATGATGTTGGTGAAGATGGAGGAGGATATTCAGCAGGCAGAGAAG GAGCGAGCAAAAGCCCAGGCCGAAAACCTGCAGTTAAGGAGGCAGCTCGCAGAGGGCCGCGCGCCCCAGGTTATGGACTACGTCAATGTTACGACCAGGAAGGAGGAGGTAGTGGAGCAAGTCGAGGCCTGGGAGCACAAGGTGCACCTGAAGGAG TGTATTCAGTGA
- the cfap263 gene encoding cilia- and flagella-associated protein 263 isoform X1, translating to MRTPFSWYSVVKDVLLSLVNMAEKKTLTEEDMRIVTQQVEGLRCITAGLRAENEMFERFMCLNSKGHCWSSKGQGPPRCITLEDKVYIGETVVEAMQNDLEMLRKASRNAVNNYKATVEAAEISLAEIREAKFRFDCEIAKPLQENQGAGISSEIITCHMENRIKSKGALIEKLHLQNAALRAKERKLQQKEKEEEDLSEAVFLEAMVHKRQFLDCLKVRNQELRQLMRVERKTMATLDCYKKELQVQTLESSKVNTECASHKMMLVKMEEDIQQAEKERAKAQAENLQLRRQLAEGRAPQVMDYVNVTTRKEEVVEQVEAWEHKVHLKELELKNRAACGTPC from the exons ATGAGAACGCCATTTTCCTGGTATTCTGTGGTCAAGGACGTCCT CCTCTCTTTAGTAAATATGGCAGAGAAGAAGACGCTTACAGAGGAGGACATGAGGATCGTTACTCAGCAGGTGGAGGGACTGAG GTGTATCACCGCAGGGCTTCGGGCTGAGAACGAGATGTTCGAGCGCTTTATGTGTCTGAACTCTAAG GGCCACTGTTGGAGTTCTAAAGGGCAGGGTCCGCCTCGGTGCATCACGCTGGAGGATAAGGTTTACATTGGTGAAACGGTGGTGGAGGCGATGCAGAATGATCTAGAGATGCTCAGAAAGGCTTCAAGGAATGCAGTGAATAATTACAAG GCCACTGTAGAGGCAGCTGAAATCAGCCTGGCTGAGATAAGGGAGGCCAAATTCAGGTTTGACTGTGAGATTGCTAAACCTCTGCAGGAGAATCAGGGAGCGGGTATATCCTCAGAGATCATCACCTGTCACATGGAGAACCGAATTAAATCCAAG GGCGCCCTGATTGAGAAGCTGCATCTGCAGAATGCGGCCTTGCGTGCGAAAGAGCGTAAGCTGCagcagaaggagaaggaggaggaggatctCAGTGAGGCAGTCTTCCTGGAAGCTATGGTACACAAGCGTCAATTCTTGGACTGCCTTAAGGTACGCAACCAGGAATTGCGTCAACTCATGCGGGtggaaagaaaaacaatggcaaCCCTCGACTGTTATAAG AAGGAGCTTCAGGTTCAGACTCTTGAGTCCAGCAAAGTGAACACTGAGTGCGCTTCACATAAGATGATGTTGGTGAAGATGGAGGAGGATATTCAGCAGGCAGAGAAG GAGCGAGCAAAAGCCCAGGCCGAAAACCTGCAGTTAAGGAGGCAGCTCGCAGAGGGCCGCGCGCCCCAGGTTATGGACTACGTCAATGTTACGACCAGGAAGGAGGAGGTAGTGGAGCAAGTCGAGGCCTGGGAGCACAAGGTGCACCTGAAGGAG CTGGAATTAAAAAACAGAGCAGCCTGTGGCACACCCTGCTGA
- the cfap263 gene encoding cilia- and flagella-associated protein 263 isoform X3, with product MAEKKTLTEEDMRIVTQQVEGLRCITAGLRAENEMFERFMCLNSKGHCWSSKGQGPPRCITLEDKVYIGETVVEAMQNDLEMLRKASRNAVNNYKATVEAAEISLAEIREAKFRFDCEIAKPLQENQGAGISSEIITCHMENRIKSKGALIEKLHLQNAALRAKERKLQQKEKEEEDLSEAVFLEAMVHKRQFLDCLKVRNQELRQLMRVERKTMATLDCYKKELQVQTLESSKVNTECASHKMMLVKMEEDIQQAEKERAKAQAENLQLRRQLAEGRAPQVMDYVNVTTRKEEVVEQVEAWEHKVHLKELELKNRAACGTPC from the exons ATGGCAGAGAAGAAGACGCTTACAGAGGAGGACATGAGGATCGTTACTCAGCAGGTGGAGGGACTGAG GTGTATCACCGCAGGGCTTCGGGCTGAGAACGAGATGTTCGAGCGCTTTATGTGTCTGAACTCTAAG GGCCACTGTTGGAGTTCTAAAGGGCAGGGTCCGCCTCGGTGCATCACGCTGGAGGATAAGGTTTACATTGGTGAAACGGTGGTGGAGGCGATGCAGAATGATCTAGAGATGCTCAGAAAGGCTTCAAGGAATGCAGTGAATAATTACAAG GCCACTGTAGAGGCAGCTGAAATCAGCCTGGCTGAGATAAGGGAGGCCAAATTCAGGTTTGACTGTGAGATTGCTAAACCTCTGCAGGAGAATCAGGGAGCGGGTATATCCTCAGAGATCATCACCTGTCACATGGAGAACCGAATTAAATCCAAG GGCGCCCTGATTGAGAAGCTGCATCTGCAGAATGCGGCCTTGCGTGCGAAAGAGCGTAAGCTGCagcagaaggagaaggaggaggaggatctCAGTGAGGCAGTCTTCCTGGAAGCTATGGTACACAAGCGTCAATTCTTGGACTGCCTTAAGGTACGCAACCAGGAATTGCGTCAACTCATGCGGGtggaaagaaaaacaatggcaaCCCTCGACTGTTATAAG AAGGAGCTTCAGGTTCAGACTCTTGAGTCCAGCAAAGTGAACACTGAGTGCGCTTCACATAAGATGATGTTGGTGAAGATGGAGGAGGATATTCAGCAGGCAGAGAAG GAGCGAGCAAAAGCCCAGGCCGAAAACCTGCAGTTAAGGAGGCAGCTCGCAGAGGGCCGCGCGCCCCAGGTTATGGACTACGTCAATGTTACGACCAGGAAGGAGGAGGTAGTGGAGCAAGTCGAGGCCTGGGAGCACAAGGTGCACCTGAAGGAG CTGGAATTAAAAAACAGAGCAGCCTGTGGCACACCCTGCTGA
- the znf319b gene encoding zinc finger protein 319 produces MTEAWQQHAVAPPPVVHTIPPGAENSLGCAVYGIVLQPDATLQQQQTQQQQQQQQQQQQHHSQQHSQQQHQAQAQQSSLQVGSEGGHKCGACGHDISHLANPHEHQCMVSQDRSFQCTQCLKIFHQATDLLEHQCVQVEQKPFVCGVCKMGFSLLTSLAQHHNAHNSTNPMKCSICEKTYRPGSSGNATPTSSATNPGQPSNDGASASSSAAVGSSGQPTFESSAPYRPYKCSVCSKGFRHLSELTRHERVHTGEKPFKCETCDKSFSQSSHLVHHQRTHSSERPFKCAVCEKSFKHRSHLVRHMYAHSGEHLFKCNMCELHFKESSELLHHQCQPQGARPFRCATCGKGFKRPSDLRQHERTHSEERPYHCDDCQMSFKQQYALVRHRRTHTASADRPFKCNLCDKGFLQPSHLLYHQHVHGMDNLFKCASCGKGFSQSGELLRHKCGESSNTPTNPDKPYKCDVCGKAYKKATTLQRHQTTHCNEKPLKCSLCDRRFLSSSEFVQHRCDPSREKPLKCPDCEKRFKYSSEMNRHRRVHTGEKPYKCASCDKGFKQREHLAKHQSVHSRDAQFKCVWCGERFADLGALQEHTVQHTADGGGYPVSTLIQ; encoded by the coding sequence ATGACGGAGGCATGGCAGCAGCATGCTGTTGCCCCGCCTCCGGTCGTCCACACCATTCCTCCAGGGGCGGAGAACTCTCTTGGCTGTGCCGTCTATGGCATCGTGTTGCAGCCGGACGCCACGTTGCAGCAGCAGCAAacgcaacagcagcagcagcagcagcagcaacagcagcagcatcacAGTCAGCAGCATAGCCAGCAGCAGCACCAGGCACAGGCTCAGCAGTCCTCCCTGCAGGTGGGAAGCGAAGGGGGACACAAATGCGGAGCCTGTGGTCATGATATTTCCCACTTGGCGAATCCCCATGAACACCAGTGCATGGTGAGTCAGGATCGCTCCTTCCAATGCACGCAGTGCCTGAAGATCTTTCACCAGGCCACAGATCTCCTGGAGCACCAATGTGTTCAAGTAGAGCAGAAGCCttttgtgtgtggggtgtgcAAGATGGGCTTTTCGCTGCTCACGTCGCTGGCGCAACACCACAATGCCCACAACAGCACCAACCCCATGAAATGCTCCATCTGTGAGAAGACGTACAGGCCTGGTTCCTCCGGCAATGCCACACCTACTTCGTCTGCCACCAATCCGGGCCAGCCATCCAACGACGGCGCGTCAGCGAGCAGCAGCGCTGCCGTGGGCAGTTCAGGCCAGCCCACGTTCGAGTCCTCGGCCCCTTACAGGCCATACAAGTGTTCAGTGTGCTCCAAAGGCTTCCGCCACCTGTCGGAGCTCACGCGCCACGAGCGTGTGCACACGGGTGAGAAGCCCTTCAAATGTGAGACCTGCGACAAGAGCTTCAGCCAGTCGTCGCATCTTGTGCACCATCAGCGCACCCACAGCTCAGAGAGGCCCTTTAAATGCGCAGTATGCGAGAAGAGCTTCAAGCACCGCTCCCATCTGGTGCGACACATGTACGCACACTCAGGCGAGCACCTTTTCAAGTGCAACATGTGCGAGCTGCACTTCAAGGAGTCGTCGGAGCTGCTGCACCACCAGTGCCAGCCACAGGGCGCCCGACCTTTCCGCTGCGCCACGTGTGGCAAAGGCTTCAAGCGTCCGTCTGACCTTCGGCAGCACGAGCGCACTCATTCGGAGGAGCGTCCCTACCACTGCGATGACTGCCAGATGAGCTTCAAGCAGCAGTACGCACTTGTGcgacacagacgcacacacaccgCCTCCGCTGACCGCCCCTTCAAGTGCAACCTTTGCGACAAGGGCTTCCTGCAGCCATCGCACCTGCTCTACCACCAACATGTGCACGGCATGGACAACCTCTTCAAATGCGCCTCCTGCGGCAAGGGATTCAGTCAATCCGGAGAGCTGCTGCGCCACAAGTGCGGCGAATCCTCCAACACGCCTACCAACCCGGACAAGCCGTACAAGTGCGACGTCTGCGGCAAGGCCTACAAAAAAGCCACCACGCTTCAGCGCCACCAGACCACCCATTGCAACGAGAAGCCGCTCAAGTGCTCGCTGTGCGATCGCCGCTTCCTGTCCTCCTCTGAGTTCGTGCAGCACCGCTGCGACCCGTCGCGTGAGAAACCGCTCAAGTGCCCCGACTGCGAGAAGCGATTCAAGTACTCGTCCGAGATGAACCGGCACAGACGCGTgcacaccggagagaagccgTACAAGTGCGCCAGCTGTGACAAGGGCTTCAAGCAGCGCGAGCATTTGGCCAAGCATCAGAGTGTCCACTCCAGGGATGCACAGTTCAAGTGCGTGTGGTGCGGAGAGCGCTTCGCCGATCTCGGCGCTCTCCAGGAGCACACGGTGCAGCACACGGCCGATGGAGGCGGGTACCCGGTTTCCACACTCATTCAGTAA